A genome region from uncultured Roseibium sp. includes the following:
- a CDS encoding IclR family transcriptional regulator C-terminal domain-containing protein — MPDSEETRLASGRREITDRDISLTFAKGMSVLKAFDAAQTHLTLPQIARATGLDRAIARRLVLTLVHLGYVKQDDRVFSLTPKILVLAGGFLQGRQFGKAIEPVMRSFSSQISEAISMAMIDGSQAVYVAHAGAKANSVSIGFTVGSKVPLLSSAIGRALVAACSCDVAQELIAHAPLEQYTDVTEMDRAAIAADIAETAKRGFAYVDGEFEAGVAAIAIPVRPDQAEPAAIGVSGDVSRFEDPAARQHIIDTLRECAKVVAGLL; from the coding sequence GTGCCGGATAGCGAAGAGACACGCCTTGCCAGCGGGCGGCGTGAAATAACGGACCGGGACATCTCCCTGACCTTTGCCAAGGGCATGAGCGTGCTCAAGGCGTTCGACGCTGCGCAGACACATCTGACCCTGCCGCAGATCGCCCGTGCCACCGGACTGGACCGCGCTATCGCGCGCCGTCTGGTGCTTACCCTCGTTCATCTTGGTTACGTCAAGCAGGACGACCGGGTCTTTTCGCTGACGCCGAAAATCCTGGTTCTGGCCGGAGGGTTTCTGCAGGGGCGGCAGTTCGGCAAGGCCATCGAGCCGGTCATGCGCAGCTTTTCCAGCCAGATTTCCGAAGCGATCTCCATGGCCATGATCGATGGTTCCCAGGCCGTCTATGTGGCTCATGCCGGCGCCAAGGCGAATTCCGTCAGCATCGGCTTTACCGTCGGCTCCAAGGTGCCGCTGCTCAGCAGTGCCATCGGCCGGGCCCTGGTTGCTGCCTGCTCTTGCGATGTGGCGCAGGAGTTGATCGCCCACGCGCCGCTGGAACAATACACCGACGTGACCGAGATGGATCGCGCTGCCATTGCGGCGGATATCGCCGAGACGGCGAAGCGTGGGTTTGCCTATGTCGACGGGGAGTTCGAGGCGGGGGTCGCCGCCATCGCTATTCCGGTCCGTCCGGATCAGGCCGAGCCCGCGGCAATCGGGGTCTCCGGGGATGTCTCCCGTTTCGAGGATCCGGCCGCAAGGCAGCACATCATCGATACGCTCAGAGAATGCGCCAAGGTGGTCGCCGGGTTGCTCTGA
- a CDS encoding FAD-dependent oxidoreductase produces MSAPLVIVGASHAGVQAAVSLRQSGWQEPITLISAETDLPYHRPPLSKAYLAGEKTADQILLRGEDFYAAQDIDLQLGVTVEEVSTQDRKIRTTGGDLPYSRLVLATGASARPLPTEGADLDGIHMLRDMADARKLKTAFEAVDRLVIIGGGFIGLEVAASAAKAGKQVTVIEVQERLLARALPPMLSEWIAGHHRSKGVDIRLAEPFDRFEGENGKLTGVRLKSGERLPAELALVGIGSLANLQLAEQIGLECQAGGIKVDDVCRTSALDIFAIGDCASQYNVFAREIMRVESVQNASDQARVLAALLTDKPIPAPGANWFWTDQYDLKFQMAGLLEADCEEIVRGDPDTGAFSILLMKNGVLRALFSVNKPADHMAARKFIAAATPLNAQLCGDAATPLPKAVL; encoded by the coding sequence GTGAGCGCTCCGTTGGTAATCGTTGGCGCATCGCATGCGGGAGTTCAGGCGGCCGTTTCCCTGCGCCAGTCCGGTTGGCAGGAACCGATAACGCTGATTTCTGCTGAAACGGACCTGCCCTATCACCGGCCGCCGCTTTCCAAAGCCTATCTTGCCGGAGAAAAGACGGCGGATCAGATCCTTCTGCGTGGCGAAGATTTTTATGCCGCGCAGGACATCGACCTGCAGTTGGGCGTAACGGTCGAAGAGGTTTCGACGCAAGATCGCAAGATCCGCACGACCGGCGGTGACCTGCCCTATTCCAGGCTCGTTCTTGCGACTGGCGCCTCCGCACGACCGCTTCCAACGGAAGGGGCAGACCTCGACGGCATTCACATGCTGCGCGACATGGCCGACGCCCGGAAGCTGAAGACGGCTTTCGAGGCCGTTGACCGGCTCGTCATCATCGGGGGCGGGTTCATTGGCCTCGAAGTGGCGGCGAGCGCTGCCAAGGCCGGCAAGCAGGTCACCGTCATTGAGGTTCAGGAGCGTCTTCTGGCCCGCGCCCTTCCTCCGATGCTGTCTGAGTGGATTGCCGGCCATCACAGGTCAAAGGGCGTAGACATCCGTCTCGCGGAACCCTTCGACAGGTTCGAAGGAGAAAACGGAAAGCTGACCGGCGTCCGCCTGAAAAGCGGGGAACGGCTTCCGGCGGAACTGGCGCTTGTCGGCATCGGATCGCTCGCCAATCTGCAGCTCGCCGAGCAGATCGGTCTCGAGTGCCAGGCAGGCGGTATCAAGGTCGACGATGTCTGCCGGACGAGCGCGCTCGACATTTTTGCCATCGGCGACTGCGCCAGCCAGTACAACGTTTTCGCCCGCGAGATCATGCGCGTGGAATCGGTTCAGAATGCGAGCGATCAGGCACGTGTCCTGGCCGCCCTCCTCACCGACAAACCCATTCCGGCCCCCGGCGCCAACTGGTTCTGGACAGATCAATACGATCTGAAATTCCAGATGGCGGGCCTGCTGGAAGCGGACTGTGAGGAAATCGTCCGGGGAGACCCGGATACCGGAGCCTTTTCCATTCTCTTGATGAAGAACGGCGTCCTTCGCGCCCTCTTCTCCGTCAACAAGCCGGCAGACCACATGGCTGCCCGCAAATTCATCGCCGCGGCCACGCCGCTGAACGCCCAACTTTGCGGGGATGCGGCCACGCCGCTTCCCAAGGCAGTCCTTTAA